In the Rhizobium sp. CB3090 genome, one interval contains:
- the ureE gene encoding urease accessory protein UreE: MLRVTSYLPAGTPSSNPIDRVVLPHDLRHLRRKLLHLENGEMVMLDLKEPVLFANGDLLVREDGELIEIVAAAEKLFEIKPRDRRHLIELAWHLGNRHLSAQIEEDRILILRDHVIRSMLEGLGATVTEVSEAFQPARGAYHAHGGHSHGHDHGHHHDHGHDHEHDHGHGHHDHSHD; the protein is encoded by the coding sequence ATGCTACGCGTCACCTCCTATCTGCCGGCCGGCACCCCTTCTTCCAATCCGATCGATCGTGTCGTGCTGCCGCATGATCTCCGGCATCTGCGCCGCAAGCTGCTGCATCTCGAAAATGGCGAGATGGTCATGCTCGATCTGAAGGAGCCGGTTCTGTTCGCCAATGGCGATCTGCTGGTGCGCGAAGACGGCGAATTGATCGAAATCGTCGCAGCGGCGGAAAAGCTGTTCGAGATCAAGCCGCGCGATCGCCGGCATCTCATCGAACTTGCCTGGCACCTCGGCAATCGGCACCTTTCGGCACAGATCGAGGAAGACCGCATCCTCATCCTGCGCGATCATGTCATCCGCTCCATGCTCGAAGGCCTCGGCGCGACGGTGACGGAGGTCAGCGAAGCTTTTCAGCCGGCGCGTGGCGCCTATCATGCGCATGGCGGCCATTCGCATGGTCACGATCACGGGCATCATCATGACCATGGCCACGATCACGAGCATGATCATGGGCACGGCCATCACGATCATTCGCACGACTGA
- a CDS encoding lysozyme inhibitor LprI family protein, whose translation MCGSAHAQNDADEPEVDCNNAQTQMDMNICSQRDYDKADKALNEQYKKTRAAMVATDADLDDDQKGAEKALVKAQRAWVDYRDGQCEAEGFGARGGSMEPMLVSGCKATLTEQRTKELKALADGPEGAQ comes from the coding sequence ATGTGCGGTTCGGCCCATGCGCAAAATGATGCGGACGAGCCGGAGGTCGATTGCAACAATGCGCAGACGCAGATGGATATGAACATCTGCTCGCAGCGGGACTATGACAAGGCCGATAAGGCATTGAACGAGCAATATAAAAAGACGCGCGCGGCAATGGTCGCCACCGATGCGGATCTCGATGACGACCAAAAGGGTGCCGAAAAGGCATTGGTCAAGGCGCAGCGAGCCTGGGTCGATTATCGCGATGGCCAATGCGAGGCGGAAGGATTTGGGGCGCGGGGCGGGTCGATGGAGCCGATGCTCGTTTCCGGATGCAAGGCGACGTTGACAGAGCAGCGGACCAAAGAGCTGAAGGCACTGGCCGATGGGCCGGAGGGTGCACAGTGA
- a CDS encoding glycosyltransferase family 29 protein: protein MIVGNGEIAEGAAKEIDAADLVVRFNDCRSIETGGSRTDIVAVCNTGRPARAMLGSAEWRNSPPIAAASEIWSVRDPRKFAALREPLALSHPELDDFCDDYTDQFTAFCKATDKRHVVIDQAVHESVDEALMAYEPGPYVVPSSGMVAIAELLLRYPGEDIAITGFSHTGWDGHPFAAEKRLVDHYISLGRLRRIADKTPVISSQGA from the coding sequence ATGATCGTCGGCAATGGCGAGATTGCCGAAGGGGCGGCGAAGGAGATCGACGCCGCCGATCTGGTCGTGCGTTTCAATGATTGCCGCTCCATAGAGACGGGCGGCAGCCGTACGGATATCGTCGCGGTCTGCAACACCGGCCGGCCGGCGCGCGCCATGCTCGGTTCCGCGGAATGGCGCAACAGTCCGCCGATTGCGGCCGCATCGGAAATCTGGAGTGTCCGCGATCCCCGCAAATTCGCGGCGCTGCGCGAGCCGCTAGCGTTGTCGCATCCGGAGCTCGACGATTTCTGTGACGACTACACGGATCAATTCACCGCCTTCTGCAAGGCGACAGACAAACGTCATGTGGTCATCGACCAGGCGGTTCATGAGAGCGTCGATGAAGCGCTCATGGCTTACGAACCTGGTCCCTACGTCGTGCCGAGCAGCGGCATGGTCGCGATCGCCGAGTTGCTTTTGCGCTATCCCGGCGAGGACATCGCCATTACTGGCTTCAGCCATACTGGATGGGATGGCCATCCATTTGCTGCAGAGAAGCGGCTGGTTGATCATTATATTTCGCTAGGTCGCCTGAGGCGTATCGCCGACAAGACCCCCGTCATTTCCTCCCAAGGAGCTTGA
- a CDS encoding DUF6867 family protein — translation MQGLFFESDTGGRLVIRVVIVLLGFWTAWRAGRAVASNWNSYPLAVIYTCLIGLGLQFLHHALFNGPVFDLVNYIVDVVLLLIFSTAGYRYRRTYQMVNNYYWLYEKTSAFSWKKKN, via the coding sequence ATGCAGGGACTTTTCTTCGAAAGCGATACGGGCGGGCGCCTCGTCATTCGAGTGGTTATCGTTCTTTTGGGTTTCTGGACGGCATGGCGCGCCGGCCGCGCCGTGGCGAGCAACTGGAACTCCTATCCGCTGGCCGTCATCTATACATGCCTGATCGGCCTCGGGCTGCAATTCCTGCATCACGCGCTGTTCAACGGCCCAGTATTCGACCTCGTCAACTATATTGTCGATGTGGTCCTTCTCCTGATCTTTTCGACGGCCGGATATCGCTATCGCCGCACCTATCAGATGGTGAACAACTACTATTGGCTGTACGAAAAAACTTCCGCATTCTCTTGGAAGAAGAAGAATTGA
- a CDS encoding urease subunit beta, with amino-acid sequence MIPGEIIAASGDIELNAGAPTVTLEVSNTGDRPVQVGSHYHFAETNGGLAFDREKAKGMRLDIPAGTAVRFEPGQTRSVTLIPLSGKREIYGFRQQIMGKL; translated from the coding sequence ATGATTCCAGGTGAAATTATTGCCGCAAGCGGCGACATCGAACTGAACGCCGGCGCGCCGACGGTGACGCTGGAAGTCTCCAATACCGGCGACCGCCCGGTGCAGGTCGGCAGTCACTATCATTTTGCAGAGACGAATGGCGGTCTCGCCTTCGATCGCGAAAAGGCCAAGGGCATGCGTCTCGATATCCCTGCAGGGACGGCCGTGCGTTTCGAGCCGGGACAGACGCGCTCGGTGACACTGATCCCGCTCTCCGGCAAGCGCGAGATCTATGGTTTCCGCCAGCAGATCATGGGCAAGCTTTAA
- a CDS encoding urease subunit gamma gives MNLTPREKDKLLISMAAMVARRRLERGVKLNHPEAIALITDFVVEGARDGRSVAELMEAGAHVISRDQVMEGIAEMIHDVQVEATFPDGTKLVTVHEPIR, from the coding sequence ATGAACCTCACTCCGAGAGAAAAAGACAAGCTGTTGATCTCCATGGCGGCAATGGTTGCGCGGCGGCGGCTGGAGCGCGGCGTCAAGCTCAACCATCCGGAAGCCATCGCGCTGATCACCGATTTCGTGGTCGAAGGCGCCCGTGACGGTCGTTCGGTCGCCGAACTGATGGAGGCCGGCGCCCATGTCATCAGCCGCGACCAGGTGATGGAAGGGATTGCCGAGATGATCCACGACGTACAGGTCGAGGCGACGTTTCCGGATGGAACGAAGCTCGTGACCGTGCACGAGCCGATCCGCTGA
- a CDS encoding urease accessory protein UreD has translation MVMAAAGTRPQRARGRGRLVAKALDGRTRLAELFQEGAAKIRLPDTFDNSMEAVIINTAGGLTGGDEMDWSIVAGPGTHIDVTTQACEKIYKASAGTAEVMTSIKVGAGARVDWLPQETILFDRASLSRRLDVDLDETAEFLAVEAILLGRKAMGEAMAQGMFRDRWRIRRAGRLIHAEELRLDGDVAALTAERAVLSGQVAFATLLYAGPLAETYLAKLRPLVEGHMGGVSQWRDKLVVRLAAADGFSLRKILIPVISALRNAASVPKVWNL, from the coding sequence ATGGTGATGGCAGCGGCGGGCACGAGACCGCAGAGGGCGCGCGGGCGCGGCCGTCTGGTGGCCAAGGCGCTTGATGGGCGCACGCGCCTTGCCGAACTTTTCCAGGAAGGTGCGGCGAAGATTCGCCTGCCCGATACGTTCGATAATTCCATGGAAGCCGTTATCATCAATACTGCCGGCGGGCTGACGGGCGGCGACGAGATGGATTGGAGCATCGTCGCTGGGCCGGGCACGCACATCGATGTGACGACCCAGGCCTGCGAGAAGATCTACAAGGCATCCGCAGGCACCGCCGAAGTGATGACTTCTATCAAGGTCGGTGCCGGCGCACGCGTCGATTGGTTGCCGCAGGAAACCATTCTGTTCGATCGCGCCTCGCTGTCGCGCAGGCTCGATGTCGATCTCGACGAAACTGCCGAATTTCTGGCCGTCGAGGCAATCCTGCTGGGCCGCAAAGCCATGGGGGAGGCGATGGCGCAGGGCATGTTTCGCGACCGCTGGCGCATCCGCCGTGCTGGGCGATTGATCCATGCCGAGGAGCTGAGGCTCGACGGCGATGTCGCCGCGTTGACGGCCGAACGTGCCGTTCTGAGCGGCCAAGTCGCTTTCGCGACCCTGCTCTATGCCGGGCCGCTGGCGGAAACCTATCTCGCCAAGCTGCGGCCGCTTGTCGAGGGGCACATGGGCGGCGTCAGCCAATGGCGCGACAAGCTGGTGGTACGGCTTGCGGCAGCCGATGGCTTCTCCCTGAGAAAAATCCTGATCCCGGTCATTTCCGCCTTGCGCAACGCAGCGTCAGTGCCGAAAGTCTGGAATCTGTAA
- a CDS encoding branched-chain amino acid ABC transporter substrate-binding protein, which translates to MKKYLLSAVALSAMIAFGGVAKADIIIGVAGPLTGANAAFGAQLQKGAEQAVTDINAAGGINGEKIKLELGDDVSDAKQGVSVANKFVADGVKFVVGHFNSGVSIPASEVYAENGILQITPASTNPVFTERGLWNTFRTCGRDDQQGAVAGKYISDNFKGAKVAIVHDKTPYGQGLADETKKNLNADGMKEVLYEGITPGDKDYSALIAKMKEAGVDFVYYGGLHTEAGLIMRQMADQGVKAHFMSGDGIVSNELASIAGDAVNGTLMTFAPDPRKNPASKDLVAKFRAAGYEPEGYTLYAYAAMQVIADAAKAAGSNDPMAVADALKAKGPYKTAIGELGFNEKGDITRPDYVMYKWSKGSDGKYNYAEIEK; encoded by the coding sequence ATGAAGAAGTATCTTCTGTCGGCCGTGGCTCTGTCGGCGATGATCGCATTCGGCGGCGTTGCAAAGGCTGACATCATCATTGGCGTTGCAGGCCCTCTGACGGGTGCAAATGCCGCCTTCGGCGCTCAGCTCCAGAAGGGTGCCGAGCAGGCCGTCACCGACATCAACGCGGCCGGCGGCATCAACGGTGAAAAGATCAAGCTCGAACTCGGCGACGACGTTTCCGACGCCAAGCAGGGCGTTTCGGTTGCCAACAAATTCGTCGCTGACGGCGTCAAGTTCGTTGTCGGTCACTTCAACTCGGGCGTTTCCATCCCGGCTTCGGAAGTTTATGCCGAAAATGGCATCCTTCAGATCACCCCGGCTTCCACCAACCCGGTTTTCACCGAGCGCGGCCTGTGGAACACCTTCCGTACCTGCGGTCGTGACGACCAGCAGGGCGCAGTTGCCGGCAAGTACATTTCCGACAACTTCAAGGGTGCCAAGGTTGCCATCGTTCACGACAAGACCCCCTACGGCCAGGGCCTTGCCGACGAAACCAAGAAGAACCTCAATGCTGATGGCATGAAGGAAGTTCTCTACGAAGGCATCACTCCCGGCGACAAGGACTACTCGGCCCTCATCGCCAAGATGAAGGAAGCCGGCGTCGATTTCGTCTACTACGGCGGCCTGCACACCGAAGCCGGCCTGATCATGCGCCAGATGGCTGACCAGGGCGTCAAGGCTCACTTCATGTCGGGCGACGGTATCGTCTCGAACGAGCTTGCTTCGATCGCCGGCGACGCTGTCAACGGCACGCTGATGACCTTCGCGCCCGATCCGCGCAAGAACCCGGCTTCCAAGGATCTGGTCGCCAAGTTCCGCGCTGCCGGTTATGAGCCCGAAGGCTACACGCTCTATGCGTATGCTGCCATGCAGGTCATCGCCGACGCCGCAAAGGCTGCCGGCTCCAACGACCCGATGGCTGTTGCCGACGCGCTGAAGGCAAAGGGTCCCTACAAGACCGCCATCGGCGAACTCGGCTTCAACGAAAAGGGCGACATCACCCGTCCGGACTACGTGATGTACAAGTGGTCCAAGGGCTCCGACGGCAAGTACAACTACGCCGAAATCGAAAAGTAA
- the ureC gene encoding urease subunit alpha, protein MPHKISRAAYANMFGPTTGDRVRLADTELFIEVEKDFTTYGEEVKFGGGKVIRDGMGQSQVTRADGAVDTVITNALIVDTWGIVKADIGLKDGRIVAIGKAGNPDMQPGVNIIVGPGTEAIAGEGKIVTAGGMDSHIHFICPQQIEEALMSGLTTMLGGGTGPAHGTLATTCTPGPWHIARMIEAADAFPMNLAFAGKGNASLPGALEEMVLAGATSLKLHEDWGTTPGAIDCCLTVADAYDVQVMIHTDTLNESGFVEDTIGAIKGRTIHAFHTEGAGGGHAPDIIKICGQSNVIPSSTNPTRPYTVNTIAEHLDMLMVCHHLSPSIPEDIAFAESRIRKETIAAEDILHDIGAFSIISSDSQAMGRVGEVAIRTWQTADKMKRQRGRLAQETGDNDNFRVKRYIAKYTINPAIAHGLSHEIGSIEVGKRADLVIWNPAFFGVKPDMVLLGGSIAAAPMGDPNASIPTPQPVHYRPMFASFGKSLTNSSVTFVSQASLDAGLAGRLGVAKSLVAVRNTRGGISKASMIHNSLTPHIEVDPETYEVRADGELLTCEPATVLPMAQRYFLF, encoded by the coding sequence ATGCCCCATAAGATTTCCCGCGCCGCCTATGCCAACATGTTCGGGCCGACCACCGGTGATAGGGTACGGCTTGCCGATACGGAACTTTTCATCGAAGTGGAGAAGGATTTCACCACTTATGGCGAAGAGGTGAAGTTCGGCGGCGGCAAGGTCATTCGTGATGGGATGGGGCAGAGCCAGGTTACGCGGGCCGATGGTGCCGTCGATACCGTCATCACCAACGCACTGATTGTCGACACCTGGGGGATCGTCAAGGCTGATATTGGTCTCAAGGATGGCAGGATCGTCGCGATCGGCAAGGCTGGCAACCCGGACATGCAGCCCGGCGTCAATATCATCGTCGGTCCGGGCACGGAGGCGATCGCGGGCGAGGGCAAGATCGTCACGGCCGGCGGCATGGACAGCCATATCCACTTCATCTGCCCGCAGCAGATCGAAGAGGCGCTGATGAGCGGGCTGACGACCATGCTCGGCGGCGGCACAGGCCCGGCGCACGGAACGCTTGCCACCACCTGCACGCCCGGCCCCTGGCACATCGCCCGCATGATCGAGGCTGCCGATGCCTTTCCGATGAACCTCGCTTTTGCCGGCAAGGGCAATGCTTCACTGCCTGGCGCGCTCGAAGAGATGGTGCTTGCCGGTGCCACCTCTTTGAAGCTACACGAGGATTGGGGGACGACGCCCGGCGCCATCGACTGCTGCCTGACGGTCGCCGATGCGTATGACGTGCAGGTGATGATACACACGGATACGTTGAACGAAAGCGGCTTTGTAGAGGACACGATCGGCGCCATCAAGGGCCGCACCATCCATGCTTTCCACACCGAAGGGGCGGGTGGCGGCCATGCGCCTGACATCATCAAGATCTGCGGACAGTCGAATGTGATCCCGTCTTCGACCAATCCGACGCGGCCCTATACGGTTAACACGATCGCCGAGCATCTCGACATGCTGATGGTCTGCCATCACCTGTCGCCGTCGATCCCGGAAGACATCGCTTTCGCCGAAAGCCGCATTCGCAAGGAGACGATTGCAGCGGAAGATATTCTGCACGATATCGGTGCCTTCTCGATCATTTCGTCCGACAGCCAGGCCATGGGCCGCGTCGGCGAAGTGGCGATCCGCACCTGGCAGACCGCCGACAAGATGAAGCGCCAGCGCGGCCGTCTTGCCCAGGAAACCGGCGACAACGACAATTTCCGCGTCAAACGCTACATCGCCAAATATACGATCAACCCGGCGATCGCCCATGGCCTCAGCCATGAGATCGGTTCGATCGAAGTCGGCAAGCGCGCCGACCTGGTGATCTGGAACCCGGCCTTCTTCGGCGTGAAGCCGGACATGGTGCTGCTCGGCGGCTCGATTGCAGCCGCTCCCATGGGCGATCCGAACGCCTCGATCCCCACGCCGCAGCCGGTCCATTATCGCCCGATGTTTGCCTCTTTCGGCAAGAGCCTGACAAACTCCTCGGTCACCTTCGTGTCGCAGGCGTCGCTTGATGCAGGTCTCGCCGGCAGGCTAGGCGTCGCCAAGAGCCTCGTTGCCGTCAGGAATACCCGCGGCGGCATCTCCAAGGCGTCTATGATCCACAATAGCCTGACGCCGCATATCGAAGTCGATCCGGAGACCTACGAAGTGCGCGCCGATGGCGAGCTTCTCACCTGCGAACCGGCAACGGTGCTGCCGATGGCGCAGCGCTATTTCCTGTTTTGA
- a CDS encoding urease accessory protein UreF, producing the protein MGGISGTEDGDLQALLRLMAWLSPAFPVGSFAYSGGLERAVHDGLVQDTASLRDWIASLIRHGSVWNDAVLLAEAHGAAEDAARLAEAAELAEALAGSKERHQETMLLGEAFLSAANAWPHPIFSKLPAKVAYPIAVGAVAGAHDISREKALAAFLHALASQMLSAGIRLGVTGQKDGVAILAALEDVIAEVAKRAARSSLGDLGAATVQADIASLRHETQGTRLFRS; encoded by the coding sequence ATGGGCGGGATTTCAGGGACGGAGGATGGCGATCTGCAGGCGCTCCTGCGGCTGATGGCTTGGCTGTCGCCAGCCTTTCCGGTCGGCTCCTTCGCCTATTCGGGCGGCCTCGAGCGTGCGGTCCATGATGGCTTGGTGCAGGACACGGCGAGCCTCCGGGATTGGATTGCCTCGTTGATCCGACATGGCTCGGTTTGGAACGACGCCGTCTTGCTTGCCGAGGCGCATGGCGCGGCCGAGGATGCGGCACGGCTGGCTGAGGCGGCAGAGCTTGCCGAAGCGCTGGCCGGCTCGAAGGAGCGCCATCAGGAAACCATGCTGCTCGGCGAAGCCTTTCTCTCCGCCGCCAATGCCTGGCCGCATCCGATCTTCTCCAAGCTGCCTGCGAAAGTGGCCTATCCGATAGCGGTCGGCGCGGTGGCTGGCGCGCATGACATCTCCCGGGAAAAGGCACTCGCGGCCTTCCTGCATGCGCTGGCGTCGCAGATGCTGTCGGCTGGTATTCGGCTCGGGGTGACTGGACAGAAGGACGGGGTTGCGATCCTGGCGGCGCTGGAAGATGTGATCGCCGAGGTCGCAAAGCGGGCCGCGCGTTCGAGCCTCGGCGATCTCGGTGCTGCGACGGTGCAGGCCGATATTGCCAGCCTTCGCCACGAGACGCAGGGCACCCGGCTCTTTCGATCCTGA
- a CDS encoding ABC transporter ATP-binding protein: MTGQPLLKVEGVETYYGNIRALAGVNVEVNSGEIVSLIGANGAGKSTLMMTICGSPQARNGSVTFDGRDITRMPTHEIARLRIAQSPEGRRIFPRMTVYENLQMGASLDKLKYFNEDVEKIFALFPRLKERQSQRGGTLSGGEQQMLSIGRALMARPKLLLLDEPSLGLAPLIVKGIFEAIKVLNKSQGLTVFLVEQNAFAALKLSDRAYVMVNGRVTMSGSGKELLANPEVRSAYLEGGHH, translated from the coding sequence ATGACGGGGCAACCGCTTCTGAAAGTTGAAGGCGTCGAAACCTATTACGGCAACATCCGCGCCCTTGCCGGCGTCAATGTCGAAGTCAACAGCGGCGAAATCGTCAGCCTGATCGGCGCAAATGGCGCCGGCAAGTCGACACTGATGATGACGATCTGCGGCAGCCCGCAAGCCCGCAACGGCTCGGTGACCTTCGACGGCCGCGACATCACTCGCATGCCGACGCATGAAATCGCCCGACTGCGGATTGCGCAGTCGCCAGAAGGGCGGCGCATCTTCCCGCGCATGACGGTCTACGAGAACCTGCAGATGGGTGCGAGCCTCGACAAGCTCAAATATTTCAATGAGGATGTCGAAAAGATCTTCGCCCTGTTTCCACGCTTGAAGGAGCGTCAATCGCAGCGCGGCGGTACGCTGTCGGGTGGCGAGCAGCAGATGCTGTCGATCGGTCGCGCGCTGATGGCGCGCCCGAAGCTGCTTCTGCTCGACGAGCCGTCGCTTGGCCTTGCGCCGCTGATCGTCAAGGGCATTTTCGAAGCCATCAAGGTTCTGAACAAGAGCCAGGGCCTCACTGTCTTTCTGGTCGAGCAGAACGCTTTTGCGGCCCTGAAGCTCTCCGACCGCGCCTATGTCATGGTCAACGGCCGGGTGACGATGAGCGGCTCCGGCAAGGAACTGCTCGCCAATCCGGAAGTGCGTTCAGCCTATCTCGAAGGCGGTCACCATTGA
- a CDS encoding GGDEF domain-containing protein gives MKRWISLQAELGNFQQRRTIYIFALKMSFLAVILSATIILAMLPVLDWLGLLPLPMLDAIRLGVLLAWFIGGTVSGALALLAGYAIHKLAVSRAEFERLSRTDMLSGLLNRRAFTEALEEAKDDASLVIFDVDRFKTINDRYGHASGDAVIIAVSQIFSCIFEGRDVIARLGGEEFGAIVHGRDMGERIARIEGVKAQIANQAIAIEGGSVKITISAGIADIWGERKKEVVYAAADKALYLAKALGRNRVVHESEWLNHIWHRPPAEEEQEAMPDCVEQHRYGHGI, from the coding sequence ATGAAACGGTGGATTTCGCTACAGGCCGAACTTGGTAATTTTCAGCAGCGCCGCACGATATATATTTTCGCGCTAAAGATGAGTTTTCTGGCAGTGATCCTGTCCGCCACCATCATTCTTGCGATGCTGCCTGTCCTGGACTGGCTTGGCCTGTTGCCGTTGCCAATGCTCGACGCGATCCGGCTCGGTGTTCTGCTCGCATGGTTCATCGGCGGTACGGTCTCCGGCGCACTGGCATTGCTGGCCGGCTACGCCATTCATAAGCTCGCCGTCTCGCGCGCCGAATTCGAACGACTAAGCCGCACCGACATGTTGTCGGGACTGCTGAACCGCCGCGCGTTTACCGAGGCATTGGAAGAAGCGAAAGACGACGCCTCGTTGGTGATCTTCGATGTCGATCGATTCAAGACGATCAATGATCGCTATGGGCACGCTTCGGGTGATGCCGTCATCATCGCCGTGTCGCAAATCTTTTCCTGCATTTTCGAGGGCAGGGACGTGATCGCTCGCCTCGGTGGCGAGGAGTTCGGCGCCATCGTCCATGGCCGCGATATGGGCGAACGCATCGCCCGCATCGAGGGCGTGAAGGCGCAGATTGCCAATCAGGCCATCGCCATCGAAGGCGGCTCGGTTAAGATCACTATTTCTGCGGGGATCGCCGATATTTGGGGCGAGCGCAAGAAAGAAGTGGTCTATGCCGCCGCCGACAAGGCGCTGTATCTCGCCAAGGCGCTTGGCCGCAATCGCGTCGTTCATGAAAGCGAATGGCTGAATCATATCTGGCATCGTCCTCCGGCCGAAGAGGAGCAGGAAGCGATGCCCGACTGCGTGGAGCAGCATCGATACGGCCACGGGATATAA
- a CDS encoding ABC transporter ATP-binding protein, with amino-acid sequence MNAVTAIPDDILLKVDHLSMKFGGLMAINDFSFEAKRGDITALIGPNGAGKTTVFNCITGFYKPTMGMITLNQKSGKQFLLERLPDFRITREAKVARTFQNIRLFSGLTVLENLLVAQHNKLMRASGYTVLGLLGIGKYHAEAKNAIELARFWLEKADLVDRADDPAGDLPYGAQRRLEIARAMCTGPELLCLDEPAAGLNPRESLVLNEFLRSIRKDADTSILLIEHDMSVVMEISDHVVVLEYGQKIADGTPDEVKNDPRVIAAYLGVEDEEVEEVIAEVEHLQEGEHR; translated from the coding sequence ATGAACGCTGTGACCGCAATCCCCGACGACATTCTGCTGAAAGTCGATCACCTGTCGATGAAGTTCGGTGGCCTGATGGCGATCAACGACTTCTCCTTCGAGGCCAAGCGCGGCGATATTACCGCGCTGATCGGCCCGAACGGTGCCGGCAAGACCACCGTGTTCAACTGCATTACCGGTTTCTACAAGCCGACGATGGGGATGATCACGCTCAACCAGAAGAGCGGCAAGCAATTCCTGCTGGAGCGGCTGCCGGATTTCCGGATCACCCGTGAAGCCAAGGTGGCGCGCACGTTCCAGAATATCCGCTTGTTCTCGGGGTTGACCGTGCTTGAAAACCTGCTGGTCGCGCAACACAACAAGCTGATGCGCGCGTCCGGTTATACGGTGCTTGGTCTGCTCGGCATCGGCAAATATCACGCCGAGGCCAAGAATGCCATCGAGCTGGCGCGCTTCTGGCTGGAGAAGGCCGATCTTGTCGATCGGGCCGACGATCCGGCCGGTGATCTTCCGTACGGCGCGCAACGTCGTCTCGAGATCGCCCGTGCCATGTGCACCGGGCCCGAACTTCTGTGCCTGGACGAGCCGGCCGCCGGCCTCAACCCGCGCGAGTCGCTGGTGCTCAACGAATTCCTGCGCAGCATTCGCAAGGATGCCGACACGTCGATCCTTCTGATCGAACACGACATGTCGGTGGTGATGGAAATCTCCGACCACGTCGTCGTGCTGGAATACGGACAGAAGATTGCCGACGGTACGCCGGATGAGGTCAAGAACGATCCGAGAGTGATCGCGGCCTATCTGGGTGTCGAAGATGAAGAAGTGGAAGAGGTGATTGCCGAAGTCGAGCACCTCCAAGAGGGCGAACATCGATGA
- the ureG gene encoding urease accessory protein UreG: MKSRNGPLRVGIGGPVGSGKTALTEKLCKAMRDDYSVAVVTNDIYTTEDAEALVRMQALTSDRIVGVETGGCPHTAIREDATINLQAIAGLNERLPDLDVVFIESGGDNLAATFSPDLADITIYVISVCQGEEIPRKGGPGITKSDLLVINKKDLAPFVDVDLDVMDRDATRMRQARPFVFSDMKRGDGVATIVDFLKEQGGL, from the coding sequence ATGAAATCGAGAAATGGACCTCTGCGCGTCGGTATCGGCGGGCCTGTCGGTTCGGGCAAGACAGCGCTGACCGAAAAGCTTTGCAAGGCAATGCGCGACGATTATTCCGTCGCGGTGGTGACCAATGATATCTATACGACCGAGGATGCCGAGGCGCTGGTGCGCATGCAGGCGCTGACGTCAGATCGCATCGTCGGCGTCGAAACCGGCGGCTGCCCGCATACCGCCATTCGTGAAGACGCGACGATCAACCTGCAGGCCATTGCCGGCCTCAACGAGCGGCTTCCCGATCTCGATGTCGTCTTCATCGAATCCGGCGGCGATAATCTCGCAGCGACTTTTTCGCCGGATCTCGCCGATATCACCATCTATGTGATTTCGGTCTGCCAGGGTGAGGAAATTCCGCGCAAAGGCGGTCCAGGTATCACCAAATCCGACCTTCTCGTCATCAACAAGAAGGACCTCGCACCCTTCGTCGATGTCGATCTCGATGTCATGGACCGTGACGCGACCCGGATGCGCCAGGCCCGCCCCTTCGTGTTCTCCGACATGAAACGCGGCGATGGTGTTGCAACAATCGTCGACTTCCTAAAGGAACAGGGCGGGCTGTAA